The Malus domestica chromosome 13, GDT2T_hap1 genome includes a window with the following:
- the LOC103451921 gene encoding uncharacterized protein isoform X2: MSGNSRGRVTITLGRGGQVVKRSVSGSSLADHIPAAGTKRSVRDRLGSNVDGALSHGSLHNNKRQRGDNDAHIGKGDLRIKLMQKNEFRRAQSDDGHRHGDLREKLSKAAQRPVTGHDPGQHHSEIKETSFMGRIPSSRADDLPRVDSLRNSFSPWTLDHIRRRSPDRVVVTSRGLSPPRNPEELQRRPVSRAFDDVRSVPYMSKDVLNATRPASTAPFMSSSPLPPVSAKPVAPPPPHLSQIPHLSSIVQKSSYVSDEQQTVDGLLHTLGLGKYAIIFKAEEIDMTALKQMGENDLKELGIPMGPRKKLLLALLPRSKRPSTTNIR, from the exons ATGTCAGGGAATTCGAGGGGCCGAGTCACCATTACGCTTGGGCGCGGTGGTCAG GTAGTGAAGAGGTCTGTTTCGGGGTCTTCATTAGCTGATCATATACCTGCGGCTGGGACCAAGCGTTCTGTTAGAGATAGGTTAGGAAGTAATGTAGACGGTGCTTTGTCGCACGGAAGCCTACACAACAATAAACG CCAGCGAGGAGACAATG ATGCACACATTGGTAAAGGTGATCTTCGAATTAAACTCATGCAAAAAAATGAGTTTAGACGAGCTCAGAGTGATGATGGTCATAGGCATGGGGACCTCCGTGAAAAGCTGTCAAAGGCAGCTCAGCGCCCTGTTACTGGCCATGACCCAGGTCAGCACCATTCCGAAATAAAAGAGACTAGCTTTATGGGCCGAATTCCTTCTTCAAGGGCAGATGATTTGCCTCGTGTGGATTCATTAAGAAATTCTTTTTCCCCTTGGACACTGGACCATATAAGACGAAGATCCCCAGATAGAGTTGTAGTCACTTCTAGGGGTCTCTCCCCTCCGAGGAATCCCGAAGAATTGCAGAGAAGGCCAGTAAGTAGGGCATTTGATGATGTCAGATCGGTTCCATATATGAGCAAAGATGTTCTAAATGCTACAAGGCCTGCAAGTACAGCTCCTTTCATGTCCAGTTCTCCATTGCCTCCTGTATCTGCGAAGCCTGTGGCCCCACCCCCACCTCATTTGAGCCAAATTCCTCATCTGAGCAGCATTGTACAGAAAAGTTCATATGTG AGTGATGAACAACAGACTGTAGATGGCTTGCTACATACGCTGGGGTTGGGAAAATATGCCATTATTTTTAAGGCTGAGGAA ATTGATATGACTGCATTGAAGCAGATGGGAGAAAATGATCTCAAAGAGCTGGGAATACCTATG GGACCTAGGAAGAAGCTTCTTCTTGCCCTCCTGCCTCGTTCCAAGCGGCCATCAACTACAAATATACGTTGA
- the LOC103451921 gene encoding uncharacterized protein isoform X1, whose translation MSGNSRGRVTITLGRGGQVVKRSVSGSSLADHIPAAGTKRSVRDRLGSNVDGALSHGSLHNNKRQRGDNGRSSLSSNGYDDAHIGKGDLRIKLMQKNEFRRAQSDDGHRHGDLREKLSKAAQRPVTGHDPGQHHSEIKETSFMGRIPSSRADDLPRVDSLRNSFSPWTLDHIRRRSPDRVVVTSRGLSPPRNPEELQRRPVSRAFDDVRSVPYMSKDVLNATRPASTAPFMSSSPLPPVSAKPVAPPPPHLSQIPHLSSIVQKSSYVSDEQQTVDGLLHTLGLGKYAIIFKAEEIDMTALKQMGENDLKELGIPMGPRKKLLLALLPRSKRPSTTNIR comes from the exons ATGTCAGGGAATTCGAGGGGCCGAGTCACCATTACGCTTGGGCGCGGTGGTCAG GTAGTGAAGAGGTCTGTTTCGGGGTCTTCATTAGCTGATCATATACCTGCGGCTGGGACCAAGCGTTCTGTTAGAGATAGGTTAGGAAGTAATGTAGACGGTGCTTTGTCGCACGGAAGCCTACACAACAATAAACG CCAGCGAGGAGACAATGGTAGGTCAAGTTTGAGTTCCAATGGCTATGATG ATGCACACATTGGTAAAGGTGATCTTCGAATTAAACTCATGCAAAAAAATGAGTTTAGACGAGCTCAGAGTGATGATGGTCATAGGCATGGGGACCTCCGTGAAAAGCTGTCAAAGGCAGCTCAGCGCCCTGTTACTGGCCATGACCCAGGTCAGCACCATTCCGAAATAAAAGAGACTAGCTTTATGGGCCGAATTCCTTCTTCAAGGGCAGATGATTTGCCTCGTGTGGATTCATTAAGAAATTCTTTTTCCCCTTGGACACTGGACCATATAAGACGAAGATCCCCAGATAGAGTTGTAGTCACTTCTAGGGGTCTCTCCCCTCCGAGGAATCCCGAAGAATTGCAGAGAAGGCCAGTAAGTAGGGCATTTGATGATGTCAGATCGGTTCCATATATGAGCAAAGATGTTCTAAATGCTACAAGGCCTGCAAGTACAGCTCCTTTCATGTCCAGTTCTCCATTGCCTCCTGTATCTGCGAAGCCTGTGGCCCCACCCCCACCTCATTTGAGCCAAATTCCTCATCTGAGCAGCATTGTACAGAAAAGTTCATATGTG AGTGATGAACAACAGACTGTAGATGGCTTGCTACATACGCTGGGGTTGGGAAAATATGCCATTATTTTTAAGGCTGAGGAA ATTGATATGACTGCATTGAAGCAGATGGGAGAAAATGATCTCAAAGAGCTGGGAATACCTATG GGACCTAGGAAGAAGCTTCTTCTTGCCCTCCTGCCTCGTTCCAAGCGGCCATCAACTACAAATATACGTTGA
- the LOC103451921 gene encoding uncharacterized protein isoform X3 codes for MSGNSRGRVTITLGRGGQVVKRSVSGSSLADHIPAAGTKRSVRDRLGSNVDGALSHGSLHNNKRQRGDNGRSSLSSNGYDDAHIGKGDLRIKLMQKNEFRRAQSDDGHRHGDLREKLSKAAQRPVTGHDPGQHHSEIKETSFMGRIPSSRADDLPRVDSLRNSFSPWTLDHIRRRSPDRVVVTSRGLSPPRNPEELQRRPVSRAFDDVRSVPYMSKDVLNATRPASTAPFMSSSPLPPVSAKPVAPPPPHLSQIPHLSSIVQKSSYVIDMTALKQMGENDLKELGIPMGPRKKLLLALLPRSKRPSTTNIR; via the exons ATGTCAGGGAATTCGAGGGGCCGAGTCACCATTACGCTTGGGCGCGGTGGTCAG GTAGTGAAGAGGTCTGTTTCGGGGTCTTCATTAGCTGATCATATACCTGCGGCTGGGACCAAGCGTTCTGTTAGAGATAGGTTAGGAAGTAATGTAGACGGTGCTTTGTCGCACGGAAGCCTACACAACAATAAACG CCAGCGAGGAGACAATGGTAGGTCAAGTTTGAGTTCCAATGGCTATGATG ATGCACACATTGGTAAAGGTGATCTTCGAATTAAACTCATGCAAAAAAATGAGTTTAGACGAGCTCAGAGTGATGATGGTCATAGGCATGGGGACCTCCGTGAAAAGCTGTCAAAGGCAGCTCAGCGCCCTGTTACTGGCCATGACCCAGGTCAGCACCATTCCGAAATAAAAGAGACTAGCTTTATGGGCCGAATTCCTTCTTCAAGGGCAGATGATTTGCCTCGTGTGGATTCATTAAGAAATTCTTTTTCCCCTTGGACACTGGACCATATAAGACGAAGATCCCCAGATAGAGTTGTAGTCACTTCTAGGGGTCTCTCCCCTCCGAGGAATCCCGAAGAATTGCAGAGAAGGCCAGTAAGTAGGGCATTTGATGATGTCAGATCGGTTCCATATATGAGCAAAGATGTTCTAAATGCTACAAGGCCTGCAAGTACAGCTCCTTTCATGTCCAGTTCTCCATTGCCTCCTGTATCTGCGAAGCCTGTGGCCCCACCCCCACCTCATTTGAGCCAAATTCCTCATCTGAGCAGCATTGTACAGAAAAGTTCATATGTG ATTGATATGACTGCATTGAAGCAGATGGGAGAAAATGATCTCAAAGAGCTGGGAATACCTATG GGACCTAGGAAGAAGCTTCTTCTTGCCCTCCTGCCTCGTTCCAAGCGGCCATCAACTACAAATATACGTTGA